From the Papaver somniferum cultivar HN1 chromosome 2, ASM357369v1, whole genome shotgun sequence genome, the window AGTTGAAAAGGCTTTCACAATCAACTTCAATGCTAAAGTTTTGTATCTGATGATCCTTAGCCCAAACTGTTGTCTGCCAGATTCCTATAGCTTCTGCTTCTTGTGGGTCGAGACCAGCTGCTTGTCCTGCACTTTCTCCTTCACCTGCTGCATTTCTCAAAATCAAGGCATAAGTTGAAGGTAAACTCTCAGACAACCAAGTGGCATCTACATTAAATTTCGGAGTACCCAGATTTGGAGCACTCCAaggatttttattcttctttttctgtGTTTTTTTCGCAACCTTAAATATCTTTGTTGACCAAAAATCAATATGCCTCTGAATTTCCAAGCTTAAGGCAATACTATTTATAGTTTTATGTTCAAAAACTCTAtcacatctttccttccaaataaGCCACATTTTTGTAGGCATGATTTCTAGAGAGATGTCAGTTCTAGGATTGGTCATTCATGTTTTACATAGGTCTAAAATTGTACTGTTAATGTTTAGATTCAAAAAAATAGTATTAGGTGCAGAGTTCCAAATAGATATAGCATAAGGACAATGAAAGAACAAATATTTAGTGGTTTCTAGGTCATTATTACACATAGTGCAGACAGGGGATACATCTTTAACCTTACCATATAATTTGACATTAGTAGGCATAGCATTTTGAAGGCATTTCCAGAGAAAATTTTTAATTCTTTCAGATATATTAAGATTCTATAGAGATTTCCAAAAATAATCTGGCAGAGATAAGTTAACAATGTCTACTCCATTTTCATTAAGTTTGTCATACTTTGACTTCACAGTGAATTCTCCGTTATTGGTTAAGTTCCATCGTAGTTGGTCTGTCCTAGTGTTTTGATGATCTCCAACAAAGAGATGAATGGTTCTAATTTTATTACTAGAGTTTTTGAGATAATCTATGGTACCGTCTAATCCTGGGATCCATTTATCATCCCAGATGTTGATCTCCTGACCATTTCTCACTTCCCACATACTCTATTGTTGAACTAAGTCTAGACCTTTCTTTATACATTTCCAAGTCCAAGAGTTGTTTGCTgagattttggttttaaagagggatTTATTCCTAAAATATTTAGATATCATTGATTTAACCCAAAGAGCATTTGGTTCTTTTATCAATCTCCAAGCCACTTTGGCCAGCATTGCAAGATTGAATCTATGAGCATTCCTAAATCCTAGGCATACTTTAGCAATAGGTTTAAAAAGATATGGCCAAGATCTTGGATAAAACACTCTTCCTTCTGAGTCTTTACCCCACCAGAAATCCCTCTAAATTGCATCAATCTTGTTGGTTATTTTTATTGGCAGTAGGAAACAACCCATCAAGTAATTCGGTATACTAGAAAGAACAACTCTATTTAACACAGCTCTACAGATTTGTGGAAGGACAATACTTTTCCAACCTTTAGATTTAGATTCCATTCTTTCTAGGATAGGTGTGAaggtttttattttagatttttccATAAAAAAGGGTGCCCCTAAGTAAGGATCCTTAAGGTTAGTTGTctaatttttaataattttgacatcATTCTTTGATGTTTTGGCTCTACTCTTTTACTAAAGAAAACTCTTGACTTTTCGAAGTTTATAACTTTCCCAGAGGCCTTGCTAAAGGTTTCTATAGTGTCTAGAAGGTTTCGGCATTCCAATAGATCATCTTTCACAAATAATAGgaaatcatcagcaaagaaaaggtgAGAAATAGGTTCACtttcggaagttattttaactcCATGTAGGACCTTATTATGTTCTTGCAACAGAATCAGCCTAGAAAAAACCTCCATACAAATGCTGAAAAGGTAAGGTGAAAGGGGATATCCCTTTCTCAACCCTCCAGAGGGTTTAAAAGTATTTCCAGGGCTTCCATTTAGTAAAACAACAATGGAGGAGGTTGAGATGCACTGGTATATAAGTTTGCAAACATCATTATTAAAACTAAAAGTTTTTAAAGCATTCAAAAGAAAACTCCAATTTATTCTATCAAAGGATTTGGACATATTTATTTTGATCCCTAGTCCTCCTGTTCTGACTTTTTTCTTCTTAAAAGAATGAATTATTTCATGAGCCACAATGatattgaatcaggtttttcatctaacggtgaatattgaatgctttgttaccaaggtaacttagattgcaaaccctgatttgaaaactatataaaggagacatctagcatctggaaaaactaatccccacacctcctgtgtgatactagttggtttgctagagtcgattctcctttaaccttaggtttcttctcgagaccctgtaggttaacgactgaaagacttcattgggattgtgaagccaggcgaaaCTACTTTTCCTGTAGTTGGGCGATCTGATTTttacattttctatcgtacgagttcaattgaataattggattgagattatatatccgatagggaaagatataaataaatcacaaacatctttgtctcatcgcttgtgattccacaatatctagtttcgttaccatacgatttagattattgtgaggtgattgataatactaggctgttctttggaaatataagaccggtttatcaattagttcctgttcaccttgatttatcaaaagacggaacaaaaactcttgggtatttctgtgggaaacagatttattcaattctatagacttttctgtgtacgagacatatttgtctatcaagtctttgactttgggtcgtagcaaatcttagttgtgggtgagatcttctaagggaatcaagtgcgtagtgtttcgctgggatcagagacgtaagtagcgcaactgtaccttgaatcagtgtgagattgattatggttcaactacagtttagaccgaagttagtttgtagtaggctagtgtctgtagcggcttaatacagtgtggtgttcaatctggactaggtcccggggtttttctgcatttgcggttttctcgttaacaaaacttctggtgttggtgttatttctattccgcattatatttttttatataattgaaatatcacaggttgtgcgctgaatcgatcaattgtgtaatccaacctttggttgttgattggaaattgattcatCCTTTGatatggtctttggtaccatccaagtttttatccttgtatttgataaagactcgcagatttctattttctcgaGTAAagttcaaatcaagagattgagatattaactcctcgatatagttttctctatattgattctgactgtctaattgattctctataaagtatactggagttattccatacatatttctaatcgaaatatgggtgaggttgttgtacccccgcattttcaattggtatcagagcaggcaaacacgttaaagaccttataagtttgtgtttgtagtgatctgattatggacgagtctatctctaataacgtaccggttcataaattaccagatgattctaaaagcttgtattcacctgagagaactgtcatatctaagtcaatatttaagcattctcttgatgtaaaaactgttgattgggaaactctcctagaagaacagttggatgaactttctgatgaaggtgattcagatattgatagagatgttgatgaggaagtctcaaagtatgttaagtttttggattcgtggaatatgaagaagattacaaactGTCgagagtgtgaaaaggaataatctcccagaaaattccatgactatggagaaggcagtatccatgatgttggaacttaaaaagttctctgggaagatggatttgaatgtgaaaggttctaaaaacgatctctttcatgataatccaaaagtcacttgtggtgagcaagacatttttcacctcaacacaacttgattgtgttgtaagtgcatcctcgccaagaaattccctgctatgtatacggtgaggggaGCACgataattggggcgcacagattatgttcggtaaggctgtaaaaTTCAATTGGATTATTATAAAAagatatgtctataaacttgagtaagatttttgtttatttccttagaatacttataatgatcttgcttatcgttcatttctacctaacttgatctgtgtttaaggttcttaaatgtttaggtttgaaaataatagttcgggatgtttggactacatggtacacataccaagtatgcataacatcatttaaaatcaaaatccaggggtttaagtacgcatacccgtatgcatacttgacgtcgatattcagtaaatttgttttggccgtaacttcttcgtctgaactctgAATGACCTCAATATTTTTTCATACTATTCCTATtataattctcttcaaaatggtgatgagaaatcctaaatttggaGAAGTTGAGGTTGGTGTTTGTCCagaatcttgtttttgagtgttttgctctgtttcgtcgcacttgttcccaaaaaaaatatggaacttggattcttggagtaatactcttctaagatcatttgtagcttttacaagaatgttattAGTGATTCACAAAggaggaagttcaagaatgggaagtagtacaCACTGCTATCGGGTTCTTGAATGCttacaatcatcttatgtgaactattgtACATTGTTGTTAataactttgtatgttcttctttgttaagaaatctttttatacgcctttggtaactactcttggtgtaaatccgtgcgcaaaagattggttctaccttcAAAGGACAAagattgtttttgcagtattaatatttattggttttatgtattgcaaattttttttgggatatgttgtttacgtccgtgaaccttgactatcccatatgtgctcaaaagttatctctattatatgtcagtatgaaagtattgatataagaatgaatgaacttttgacaaacaaaaattaagcctattatgtcaattatttgatgaaagatatgttaaaatcttttattcacaaggattatgtctattgtatatcgttatgcaaatagtgatggaaaatagaatgaatccttgtatattctgcagtgttgatcttccctgatccatattttttgtatatactgtgtggctccataagtcttcttgtttgagcatttccaactaaagtaatcatagattcgtttgtgattattttggttgtgtattccgattagattaatcatgggttctcttgtggttaatttgattgagaatttttggataacaaaatcattttttggtttttggtgtccaaagaaatccttctccgaataggcggctacaccagtaacaacaacaaagaggaagtctgttgatacgaaggattagtttgctagaaaggaaaacttcaagtatttatagacaaagaagtttgaacacaaaataatttccaaaaccgaaaatattctcaagatattcattaaagcacaaatttggtttccatatttCCTGAATATGCTccatccaaaaataatgatcgaaatctcttggaaaatctctaattagtaaattcacattactaatttttatattttcctaaaaatgaaattaacaaccttaattaaaaaattcttaacttaTTATGTTTCTAtgctgggattctcttcccttagttattaaggaataactttgaacaattaaagattaacattCACAACATGTGTTCCAAGTatttcgacatccttactttataagtcctctttcatacttacaaccttgaaaccgattttccacacttccaaacaagtttagaattggttcaactgactttcaagaactatgtgattgattaagaacactcaatcatcaatcatgggtttaacggttctaccaaaacaagtttcggttctacctccatgtgagtaatgtgcatagtcaaactatctttccaaaatttggttgactaggtactatgatcggttccccacatatatacggtatctaacttgtacttgttgcacatgtccataggatcggtccccctttgcctaaaaacgtgttgcacatgtccataggattggttcccctttctgctataaacttactgcacctcatacaaggatcgattcccctttgtgatgtactgcacctcttactaggatcggttcccctttacccagatttggtcagacataaaattaaaaactcgatcataccatctcaggtgattacttaagatcggtttcactaataaaagtcataccaatacataagtcaggcctttgtgaatagttttaccaagaacataaacaagtcatgaacggttatactaatcacacatattggttgttcacaagatatgcattgaataacaataacaataacacatggcgatttccttttcgattcataaaccaagttcatgaatttacttccttagaacaaatgtaaaacattattccctaggatgaaatcctcacctcatacccatacataatcacaatagcatttaaacgattatgtcgatgtcttgtatacaaagtttaatggttaagcaataaacctcgtattgtattccttaatactatgtctatttagagttcgatcatgcttcacagttttgttttcaatatgcacgacttgaaagatacgttagggaatgaaacatttcaagtcaaatatcactatcctcaagtggaaggatgatgttgtcgttgtagctccttgcttctttacatcttcaagtcttcgcaatacttgtaatgtctcatatcctaatactttgaagttaacctatacaaagttgactctagtacataatcaagcgacggtttaaatgagttttgattcactaaaatatgacaactaaacttgacataccaacgcttggtgggttcaaccgagctatgctctaacaatctccccctttatcaattttagtgacaaaactcttacatcatatggataaacaaattacaagaattccttacacatacgcttgattcctgaattcaacagcacagtaatctgcatacattcaatccttaaaaatgtcgttgttgacattataataacaaagctaatactccccctaaaggtgagataggtagattttcaattcgcacgtctttgttatgccaattaatatgatatgttactcccccttagtctatgctttcactctttcgttagataaacgtttaagcaccaatgttcttttcctttgtGATACCAAtcaacataaaatcaatgccagtatcacttgtttactccatatatttctctccctttttctcacaaaaatgacaaagaaacgaaaaataaaggacaaaccgaaaaaatcttacaaatctcaaaatagacttgcaacctatagagttaagcacgagggttccacacaccattttctgataaccaatacaaaaaaccgaaactacaagtaattttattttgatgtgttaccaaggaaacaattgtccgaaacaattttcccactttagtttagcaaaccaaaaatcaactaagagccttagttcctttgctaaaccgattgtacaaatacaatcgcttattcgataagaccaaaataaatataactctatttttctcattaggttctaattatccataaacttagacctttcaattttaaacaagacaagtactaggttatttaactagcagttcttgttaaggcattcgattagacttgaataaccgaaacctcacttcgatgagtctaagtaagatcagaattaacttagtttctcttatccggaatcgaattggactaaacaactcatcctgtaaaccttttctttcgttaagccataaataattcatacaaaccaaataaatcaacttgcataatcattcacctcaaccggaagcaattgaaacaacatagacattaaagcaccgcaattgcaccgaaattttgtaagcctaaacaattgataccacacaataaatcaagataacaatagtttttcttaaccggaaccaattgaatcccacatacatccatacacacataatggaataaacatcaattataccgaaattttgttaagcaaaaacaatcaatatatatgaaataaactcatgcttttcttaaacaggaaaacgattaactaacaaactctacctcaaattttgcatccacttctccaatatgtttgcatcttcgtccatggagaattgatatcgaaatatcatcatgttttcatccttatgcaaaaacaaaagaataacaacaaccagcctttaccagagaaaagttgaaaatcggttttaacaattgcaagcaaaagttgaaaaccgtcgaaacacatatgcttttatgctaaaccaaaaacgattcaatatattgtgactttttcacacattgtttctaccagaacccctcatgattctttgataaagcctaccaacatgggctagaacttaatcctgctaaatcaaaaagtcgcccaaaccacaagggttcacagcattatgagatcgaatatcaaggtaataaaaccgaaatcaaacatcccataaacatacatagcaatatgataaaagcattcaagcataggctatgtatacaaaaaactatcacaagaaaaattataaatcaaataattttattcaactTATGGACTCTGTGAGGAAGTTATAAGATCCGCAATCTGAGCTTTTACTTCTACGCAACTGTACTGGTGTGTCCAAACTCTACTTTACCATGCGTACCATTGATCCTCGAGTCCTACATGTTGTTTCCAATTATTTTGATCACCACTTGTTTCAGTACTTACAATATTTAGTCACAGGGGATGGTGGGTTCGGCCCCCTTCAGCGACGGCTAGCTACACTACCCATTAAGGATGGCGGGTTGGGAGTTTACACCATCGCAGATACAAGTCAGTATTGCTATCTCGCGTCTTGTGTGCAAACTCAGAGCTTACAAGGTACTATCTTACACTCTACAGACATTTCTGCTCCCAACCATCAGTTTACGTCATCCTTCAACATGTATATTCAATCTTGTGGCCTTACTTCTTCTACTTTCAATAACAAAGGCATTGCCCCACACCCCATGAAATCATTGGCAGTTCGTTACTTTGATGTTGTTAAGAGAGAATTACCTACCGGGTTTGCAATGTCTGCAAGAGATGCAGTTCTTTGGCAGAGCAATAAGGTGGCTCATGCGATGGATTTTTTAAAGGCGACTCTATTGATGGGCTCAACCAAACTATTGGACCAAGACAGTTTATGGCTGTAATCCAATACCGTCTTGGCGTACCTATTTTTTCTGAGAATAGTGTGTGCCCATGTTGCAGCCATAATATGGATATATTTGGTGATCATGCCATCCATTGTGCGAATGAAGTCGGCCCCAAATTCGGACATGATCTGGTTCGCGATGTGGTCATGGATATATGTAACAAGGCTAGTGTCACTGCTAGAAAggagacttctttgggatttttgGCGGATGGTAATGGTTTAAAACCAGCTGACATTCTTGTATACAACTGGGAGAACGGTCAAGACACTTGCCTTGAAGTTACACAAGTGGTGGACTTCGTAGCTTTGTTCCGGGACATGCTATTTCTACGGCTGTCAATCGCAAGTGTGCCAAATACCTGGACACATGCACATATCCTGGCTACAGTTTTGGGGTTTTAGCCTTTTCTACTTTAGGTGAACTAGGAGATGATTTTATTGTCTTTTTGAACCGGTTGAGAAATTTCTTAACCAATTATGATGCTAATTCTAAGATAGGCAGTTTTCTTTTTCACAGGGTAGGCTTAACTATTCAAATAGGAGTTGGGgcgcaacttgttgctaggcttccaacCAACCCCGTGTAATCTTTTTAaaattgtttttagtttttctttattaattttttttttattcatattagttttattcataatagactaatacaatcattgaaagaaataaaaaattgatgtttatttctCTGCAACTCAGTACCCTTCATAGTCTTGAGTTTTCTTGCGCTTGATAGGGATAAGTCTCCGAATTCCCTGAAGcgatccttgattgaagactaattctttaatcttgtcGAAGTTAGGTTCGTTTACTCTTTTGGAGAGTAAATCTAGTTGCTTGAGAATGTGAGCTTGAACTAGTAAGGATTTTTCAAGGCTACGTTTCAGCATCAAAATTTCCAACTTGGTTTCGGCACAAGTTCGAGCCATCTTGTAAA encodes:
- the LOC113351620 gene encoding uncharacterized protein LOC113351620, with product MWLIWKERCDRVFEHKTINSIALSLEIQRHIDFWSTKIFKVAKKTQKKKNKNPWSAPNLGTPKFNVDATWLSESLPSTYALILRNAAGEGESAGQAAGLDPQEAEAIGIWQTTVWAKDHQIQNFSIEVDCESLFNFINGKTVNISWRAIAYMLEAHRLAKLCNNFLGFFFVPRLGNQLADSIAKSINNRRYFLQEPNTAQLGPLDGMHISYFTATDSQFDS